Part of the Bacillota bacterium genome is shown below.
GGTCGGCCACCGCGTCCAGCGATGCGCCGCAGGCCCCGGCCAGCTCGGGCAGCCAGGGCTGCATGACAGCCACGTCATCGGGGTGGACATGTAGAGTGGCTTTCTCCCCGTGCTCGAACCGGCCCAGGAGGGCAGCCGCCTGTTCCCGCACCACCTCCGGGGAAAGGCTGACCTCCCGCTCGAGGATGCGGGCCGCCAGGTCCAGGGCCATGCGCACCGCATCCTGCTGGGCCTGGCGGAGTATGACCAGGCGTTCCCGGCGGGCGTCCTCGAGGAGGGCAAGAACACCGTGCAGCGTTTCCTCGGTCTCCCGGCGCGCCAGAGCCCGGCCCTCCTCCTGGCCCGCCGCAAACCCCGCCTCCCAGCCTTCCCTCTCCGCCCGCTCCCGCACCTCCCGCTCCAGGCGCCCGGCCTCGGCCCGTACCGCCTCCAGCATGGCCGCCACCTCCGCGGGCACCTCCCCGTCTCCTGACCCCGGGACAGCTATCGCAGCCCCGTTATCCGCAGAGGCAGGCACCCCCACGCGGGTCTCCAGCGTGGAGCCCTGGGCGTCCGGCCCCGACGTGACGTCGATCCGGGGCCCGGTGCCATCTCCCCAGGACTCCCCTGCTTCCTCTGCGGGCAGGGTTACCTCTGCAGGGGGCAGAGACACCACCTGCCGGGAACCGACCAGGGCGGCCACGTGCCTTTTGATGAGGGTGGTGCTGGCCCTAAACAACGATCTCCTCGCCTCCTCCGCGGGCGATCACCACTTCGCCTTCCTCCTCGAGCCGGCGGATGACGTTGACGATTTTCTGCTGGGCCTC
Proteins encoded:
- a CDS encoding FliH/SctL family protein, with the translated sequence MFRASTTLIKRHVAALVGSRQVVSLPPAEVTLPAEEAGESWGDGTGPRIDVTSGPDAQGSTLETRVGVPASADNGAAIAVPGSGDGEVPAEVAAMLEAVRAEAGRLEREVRERAEREGWEAGFAAGQEEGRALARRETEETLHGVLALLEDARRERLVILRQAQQDAVRMALDLAARILEREVSLSPEVVREQAAALLGRFEHGEKATLHVHPDDVAVMQPWLPELAGACGASLDAVADPAVGRGGVMVETEHGYLDGRLDRQLRRLGEALLNWTGSLPDPGEEEEGREGDGREHPDAGGDGNGQDAG